DNA from Rosa rugosa chromosome 6, drRosRugo1.1, whole genome shotgun sequence:
TCCCCCATTCTACACAATCAACTTCCCATTGCCTCTTTCAGCCTCATGGATCAGGGTTTGTACTTCTTTATCGACATATGCAACCAGAAATAGCTATGAACCCAGAAAAGCAAGCAATACCCATATTAGAAAAGACACAGTGCAAGAAGAAGCAATACCTCTATTGGCCTTGATGATCTTCTcccttcctctctctttctacGAAGCACAGCTTCTATCAAGCAAACCTCACTGTCTCTCGTTTTCTCTGTGTCTCCTCCCTTTTTTTGTCCCATGCTTTTTGTAATTTACGTTGTTAATGATGGGCAATTTCGGAATTGGTTATACTTATAACACGATAATAATGTAGTCTAGTGTTTATGTATGGGTTGGTACAACATTGTAGTGAAGACTATAATGAGAAAGTATTTTGCATTGTACATAATTCATGTAAACACCCTTCTTATTCTTGTTTCGACTAAGTgatgtttgatgtgttttgaTCGTTCTAAAAGCTAATGCCAAAATGATCGAGTCCTGAAATTTCAGCAAAAAAAATGAGCACTGAAAGTCTAAAACAATTATTAAGAACATCATATTGATCGCTTTTATTTTTCGGGCGCCAAATTGACCGGGATAAATGAGATGAGGTATTGTGGTAAATTTACCTCtaatatttttcatttctaagttttttttttttttttaaataaaaaaatttcttctctccttttatttaatttcaaaaataatatataccATATATTAACACAAGATCTCCACACATGCAATGCAATGCGGACCTTAGCATTCCATATAGCTAGCTGCCCATAATTTCTTATAAGCATCAGGGGGTGCATGGAGACCCAGAAGGCCAGAACCAATCCCAAAGCTACATCTCTagccatatatataatatgcacAATGCACTATTAGTTTAAATAAGTGAAATCTTTGgtagggtgtgtgtgtttggtggggtggtaaggctttggtctcatatataagaggtcaggagttcgagccccatcaagggtgggaatgaggtggggtttaaaaaaaaaaaaaaaaaaaagtgaaatctTTGGTTAAACAAATTATATTGCTCTAGTCACTAATTAGTGAAAACTACACATTCATTTATTTTGACACTCACGTGAAATTGGTGAAAGGCTACTTTAATGTCCATACCTGTCAATATTTCTTAACTGACACATACATTTTCACGTGAAATTAGTCAGAACATTGACTGTAACTTAATAAAGTTTAGTCCCTATATTGATTTTGTCGCCCAATCTATTATAAATACCGCTAAACTTCTTCCAAGATACATGAACTCTTACATAGAGATATCTCTTAAGTCATGATTTTCAATCTATTTTTTAACTGACACATACATTTTCACGTGAAATTAGTCGGAGTGTTGACTGTAACTTAATAAAATTTAGTCTCTGTATTGATTTTGTCGCCCAATCTATTATAAATACGGCATaaacttcttccaacaaacatGAACTCTTATTTAGAGATATCTCTTAAGTCATGGTTTCCAAACAATTTGAGATTGTAAGTCGTTATTCTCCAGAACAGATCTTTTTATCAGACTCCGACACTCCATTCAGGAAGTTTGAACACATCCTTAATTGAACACATATGGGGTCATGGGGGTTGCATCCTTAACAAGTTAACATTATTCAAGGAAAATTAAGTTGTCTGAATAGAAACGGGTGGTATGGGAAAATTGGAGAGCAGAAGCTACTCGGTGGAGTGGTGCTCTAACTGGCCCTGGTATTCATCTTTACATTTgagctttcattttttttatatgcGATCTTTACAAGGAAGCAATATTTTTGATCTAATTGTGTTTAATATTCGACAGGAAATTTGGCCCTAACTGTGTGGAGAGGGTATACGTACATCGGCCAGTTGGGCAGCCACCACTGTTCGGAGAGGTTGTGTTCCGATCAGTACTCATGCCGGCGCTGGTCCTTCAGGGCAAGGATTTGCAAAAGTATCTGGTAGATGGTTATCCGATATGGTGCAAAAAATATGACAGAAAGAAGGCTCAGCAAAGTAGACAATTAGAACCTTAGTtagttttgaaaattaattttatcatGTTGATTGTTGACTGGCTAGTTTTGTGCGAGGAATAATTAGTGGGATCGATCGATATTAGAATACTTAAAGAGTTTTTTGTGACCAATTTTCTGGTCACTTCTTATGGGATATGGATTGTGCGAATGGTATTGAGGATTTAACTTGTAGAATTCGCTTTATGAAATGTTCATAAAATAGATTTGAGCAGTTGCAATGTACGTTGTCCATCCAGATATGTTTATACAAATTACTGTTACACACGTAGAGTTGTAATGAAACAGACCAAGGTGAAAACCCTCGAGTTTCGTTTTAAAGATGAAACGCTGGCAGTTGCCAAATCCTCCATGAAAGAGAACTTAGTCCTATGCTAAATTTGTACCCAAAGAAGAGCCGCACACAAGTTGGTTATCTTAAAGAAATGAGTTTTGGTTTCATGTATTTAGCAAGATCTAAGAAAAAAGAACTCCAAAAACAGAAGGATATATCGAGAAATGGTAATTCTATAAGACATGAGCTTGAACAAACGTACTCGGTTGTTTTCTGAAAAATATACATGAAATTTAAGTTATTTTCGCTGCATTTGCTTCTTTAAATTTCCAAGAGGTCCAAAAGTAGTCTTCTTTACCTCCTCTTTGCCACAAATACAATTGCTAGTGTTCAAATTTTTACCACAATTGAGACACAGACCCTTGCAATTTGGATTACATGTTGCAGAGATAGTAATCTCCAGATGTACCGAGTCTCTTATGTGCTTTGAAATGTCTATTTGTTTGTCCTCAGGGCGGAAATACAGCTGATCCTCAAAATCAATTGAGTCGTCATCATCTTCCTCCCCTTGGTCACCAAATCCAGTATGAGTTTTAACCTTGTCTCCATATATCACTCCCATGTTGATGATATCAGGTTCTTCTACAGGTTCATCAGTTAGGAGAAGCGAGAAGTTGGAGAAGATGGACTCAGCTGCTGGGTCACCACACCTTTCACACAAACATGAAATGTTTTATCAGCATGGTTTTTTAATAAACAGAAATGCGGGAAAGAAATAATTacattttctttcatcttttacCCTTTAATTCTCAGATTTCATTACTATATCAAACTTATTTGCACCAACCTGCACACAGTTGTTTCAAAATAGAACCAACATTCCTTGGCAGGAGAGGTGAATAGATATCCTCTTATTACATCTATATTTGACTCCCTTTACCCCAATTTCAATCTAACATGTAAAGCTCATTGGCTTTCCACCTTAAGTAAACTGCTGATTTCCACCAGTGAAGCATCTGCTACCTACTTGAATGTGTTTCTACAGCTGACCTAATAGAGGTGTTATCAAATCAAACATAAATGTCAGATGGGCACACATCCTAGTCTCTAAACCAAAAGTGTCTTGTTATTAGCTAATTACAGTACTACGAGTTAAACTAACTAAACTGATTATTCCACACACAGGGATTTGACTACAACCTCCTATCTCATACATAAGAGTGTTTAGATGAAGTTTTCTTTTCCAGATATATTCACGCAGATCTAACCAACATGGGGATCAAAACAGCACTAGCAAAAGCGAATTTGACAGGTAATGAAAAATTAGCTTAAAAAATTGCAAGTGCAAAGACATGGGGCACACATCCTAGTCTCTAAACCAAAAGTGTCTTGTTATTAGCTAATTACAGGACTACTAGTCAAACCAAGGACAACTAAACTGATTATTTCACAGACAGGGATTTGACTACAACCTCCAATCTCATCCATAGAGCATTTAGATGAAGACATATTTTCTTTTCCAGATATAGTCATGCAGATCTAACCAACATGGGGATCAAAACAGCACTAGCAAAAGCGAATTTGACAGGTAATGAAAAATCAGCTTAAAAATTTTCAAGTGCAAAGACACGGGCATATCAAAAAGTGAACACAATACAGTGCTTAACAGGGAAATAAGCAATTAGTGCGTACCTGTTGCAAGTCAATGTGATAACAGTTTTGATGATCCCATCAAGCCTCAACTTCTGCTTCCTCCTTGTGATGTCAATGGAGATCTGAACTGGTGTGCCATTTGGATAATCTTTCACAGCTTTAGTGACCCGTAACCCCATCACCGAAGCCCTAGATTTGGAGACCTCTGTAGAAAGGTTTCCCAAGCCAAGCCTCTCCAATGTTGTACAGTACTCAACATGTGTTATCGAAGCGTTTCTCTTGTAAATAACAGCCCCTTCCCAGGGTGAATCtatatcttcaccatcttcatttCCTTGATCACCCAAATCAAGAAAAACTGTGTCCTCATCAGTGAAGGATTGAAAATTGGGTTTTGTGCAATTGATCACAGTGGACATTGAAATACCATTTGGTTTCCTTCTCAACCCTGTATGGATATTCTCAGTAATGCCAGATGGATACTTACATTGAATAAAGGGAAAGTATGAAACTTTAGAAGCATTCTCACAAGAAGATCTTAACTTAGAAACGCTGTGTTTGTTAAAATAAGAAGAGGTGAGTATGGAGGATGAGGTTACTACGAATGACATTTTAGTATTCAAACTCTGTCAAGGCCTATAATAACTACGACAGGGAATGACGCATACTGTGAAATGGTGGATATTAACAACTATTTGTAGCCTGTAACAATATGGCCCTAATAGGATTAGTCAAGTACGAAACTCTGGAAGTGAATTGGCACAATCATATCTGCAAGAGAGTAAGAACTAGTTCAGACCAAAACGAAAACCCAGATAATAATAATCCCAGTAGAGCCAATTACACATTAAATAAACTT
Protein-coding regions in this window:
- the LOC133715235 gene encoding large ribosomal RNA subunit accumulation protein YCED homolog 1, chloroplastic isoform X1, with the protein product MSFVVTSSSILTSSYFNKHSVSKLRSSCENASKVSYFPFIQCKYPSGITENIHTGLRRKPNGISMSTVINCTKPNFQSFTDEDTVFLDLGDQGNEDGEDIDSPWEGAVIYKRNASITHVEYCTTLERLGLGNLSTEVSKSRASVMGLRVTKAVKDYPNGTPVQISIDITRRKQKLRLDGIIKTVITLTCNRCGDPAAESIFSNFSLLLTDEPVEEPDIINMGVIYGDKVKTHTGFGDQGEEDDDDSIDFEDQLYFRPEDKQIDISKHIRDSVHLEITISATCNPNCKGLCLNCGKNLNTSNCICGKEEVKKTTFGPLGNLKKQMQRK
- the LOC133715235 gene encoding large ribosomal RNA subunit accumulation protein YCED homolog 1, chloroplastic isoform X2, with the protein product MSTVINCTKPNFQSFTDEDTVFLDLGDQGNEDGEDIDSPWEGAVIYKRNASITHVEYCTTLERLGLGNLSTEVSKSRASVMGLRVTKAVKDYPNGTPVQISIDITRRKQKLRLDGIIKTVITLTCNRCGDPAAESIFSNFSLLLTDEPVEEPDIINMGVIYGDKVKTHTGFGDQGEEDDDDSIDFEDQLYFRPEDKQIDISKHIRDSVHLEITISATCNPNCKGLCLNCGKNLNTSNCICGKEEVKKTTFGPLGNLKKQMQRK